One window of the Eucalyptus grandis isolate ANBG69807.140 chromosome 6, ASM1654582v1, whole genome shotgun sequence genome contains the following:
- the LOC120294635 gene encoding disease resistance protein RPV1-like, whose translation MVGDFKNLLSKLIWLSWSDCPSELNATNLCLKKLAMLKLSGSNITENWAGWEPCLVSENLKVIQITSCESLKRTLDFSKCLNLKRLVVAGCTTSLVVAGSLSKLEHLKYLEIMSRGDQLRENCDLFVVPFVLSSPKSLSTLKIDTMPVLELHQSIEEMKGLNYLSTISCRIPRTLPDFIGKLNSLLVFKLENIEIAELPSSIGNLKRLEILYLDKIAIRELPRAIGMLENLKRVDSPILSKSGAGYSK comes from the exons ATGGTAGGGGATTTTAAAAATCTTCTCTCCAAGTTAATATGGCTCTCTTGGAGCGATTGCCCTTCGGAATTAAATGCAACGAATTTATGTCTCAAGAAACTAGCTATGCTCAAGCTTTCAGGAAGTAACATTACCGAAAATTGGGCCGGATGGGAGCCTTGCCTG gtgAGCGAGAACTTGAAAGTTATACAAATCACCAGCTGCGAAAGCTTGAAAAGGACTCTTGACTTCTCAaaatgcttgaatttgaagagactAGTTGTTGCGGGTTGTACAACCTCGCTAGTGGTTGCTGGCTCTCTCTCTAAACTAGAGCACCTCAAGTACTTGGAAATCATGTCTCGTGGTGATCAGTTGAGAGAGAATTGTGACCTTTTTGTGGTACCTTTTGTATTAAGCAGTCCAAAGTCCCTCTCGACGCTGAAAATAGATACAATGCCAGTTCTAGAACTTCATCAATCCATTGAAGAGATGAAGGGCTTGAATTATTTGTCTACTATCAGTTGTCGTATTCCTAGAACACTTCCAGATTTCATCGGAAAATTGAATTCACTACTTgtatttaaattagaaaacaTAGAAATTGCAGAATTACCTTCTTCTATTGGGAATCTTAAAAGGTTGGAGATTTTATATCTAGACAAGATTGCGATAAGAGAACTACCAAGGGCCATAGGGATGTTGGAGAATCTTAAAAGAGTTGACAGCCCGATTCTATCAAAATCTGGAGCGGGATATTCCAAGTGA
- the LOC104448677 gene encoding peptidyl-prolyl cis-trans isomerase CYP59 isoform X2, which yields MSVLLVTSLGDIVVDLHADRCPLTCKNFLKLCRIKYYNGCVFHTVQKDFTAQTGDPTGTGTGGDSVYKFLYGDQARFFMDEIHLDLKHSKTGTVAMASGGENLNASQFYFTLRDDLDYLDGKHTVFGEVAEGLETLTRINEAYVDEKGRPYKNIRIRHTYILDDPFDDPPQLAELIPDASPEGKPKDEMDNALIDDRRIKVDFSQSVAKLWSQFKRKDSQAAKGKGCFKCGAPDHMARECPGSSTRQPLSKYILKEDNAQRGGDDSRYEMVFDEDAPESPSLGKKRRGRDDRDDRHKMSRQSVEETKFNDREGGHSVDKHRQSERSKHREDEMSRDSKASEAGRRRIDRDFPEEERDGEKYTESHRDRDGKRGDYRDYRKGRADVQTHGDRRGDENYRRKSAAYDDGHEGGGAARRKDSNDDHHAYRRGYGESRKGTRDEDDDGRGRRDDPSYRRSSGHKDSSNGGREEQKYRSGETDGKSHRDRSHRGDRRR from the exons ATGTCGGTGCTGCTCGTGACGAGTTTAGGGGACATCGTGGTGGACTTGCACGCCGATAGGTGCCCCTTGACCTGCAAGAACTTCCTCAAGCTCTGCAG GATCAAGTACTACAATGGGTGTGTGTTTCACACTGTGCAGAAGGATTTCACAGCACAGACAGGCGACCCCACTGGGACTGGAACAGGCGGCGATTCTGTTTATAA ATTTCTTTATGGTGATCAGGCTCGCTTTTTCATGGATGAGATTCATCTTGATCTTAAACACTCCAAGACAGGAACGGTTGCCATGGCAAGCGGAGGAGAAAATCTCAATGCTTCTCAG TTCTATTTCACATTGCGGGATGATTTGGATTATCTCGATGGAAAGCACACG GTGTTTGGTGAAGTTGCAGAAGGCCTTGAGACATTAACTAGGATTAATGAAGCCTATGTAGATGAGAAGGGGAGACCCTATAAGAACATCAG GATCAGGCACACATATATATTGGATGACCCTTTTGATGACCCTCCCCAGCTAGCTGAGTTGATTCCTGATGCTTCTCCTGAAGGAAAGCCGAAAGATGAG ATGGACAATGCCTTGATTGATGATAGGAGGATAAAGGTGGATTTCAGCCAGAGTGTTGCAAAACTTTGGTCCCAGTTCAAACGAAaagatagccaagcagctaaaG GAAAAGGTTGCTTTAAATGTGGGGCTCCTGATCACATGGCCAGGGAATGTCCTGGAAGCTCCACTAGACAACCACTTTCAAAGTACATTCTGAAGGAGGACAACGCACAGAGGGGTGGAGATGACTCTAG GTATGAAATGGTCTTTGATGAAGATGCACCAGAAAGTCCAagtcttggaaagaaaaggcgAGGACGAGATGACCGGGATGATAGACATAAGATGAGCAGGCAAAGTgtagaagaaacaaaattcaatgATAGAGAGGGAGGGCACTCAGTGGATAAGCATAGGCAGAGTGAAAGAAGTAAGCATAGAGAGGATGAGATGAGTCGAGACAGTAAAGCTAGTGAGGCTGGTAGGAGAAGGATTGACAGGGATTTTCCggaagaggaaagagatggagagaaaTATACGGAGAGTCACAGAGACAGAGATGGTAAGAGAGGTGATTATCGAGATTATAGAAAGGGAAGAGCAGATGTTCAGACTCATGGAGACAGGAGAGGTGATGAAAACTATAGGAGAAAGAGTGCTGCTTATGATGATGGCCATGAGGGTGGGGGAGCTGCTAGGAGAAAAGATTCCAATGATGATCACCATGCATATAGGAGAGGATATGGAGAATCTAGGAAGGGAACTAGAGATGAAGATGACGatggaagaggaaggagggatgACCCTAGTTATAGGAGAAGCAGTGGACACAAGGATAGCTCCAATGGTGGAAGGGAAGAGCAAAAGTATAGAAGTGGAGAGACAGATGGCAAAAGTCATCGGGACAGAAGCCATCGAGGTGATAGGAGGAGATGA
- the LOC104448677 gene encoding peptidyl-prolyl cis-trans isomerase CYP59 isoform X1, with amino-acid sequence MSVLLVTSLGDIVVDLHADRCPLTCKNFLKLCRIKYYNGCVFHTVQKDFTAQTGDPTGTGTGGDSVYKFLYGDQARFFMDEIHLDLKHSKTGTVAMASGGENLNASQFYFTLRDDLDYLDGKHTVFGEVAEGLETLTRINEAYVDEKGRPYKNIRIRHTYILDDPFDDPPQLAELIPDASPEGKPKDEVVNDVRLEDDWVPMDEQLGPAQLEEAIRAKEAHSRAVVLESIGDIPDAEIKPPDNVLFVCKLNPVTEDEDLHTIFSRFGTVVSADVIRDFKTGDSLCYAFIEFENKDSCEQAYFKMDNALIDDRRIKVDFSQSVAKLWSQFKRKDSQAAKGKGCFKCGAPDHMARECPGSSTRQPLSKYILKEDNAQRGGDDSRYEMVFDEDAPESPSLGKKRRGRDDRDDRHKMSRQSVEETKFNDREGGHSVDKHRQSERSKHREDEMSRDSKASEAGRRRIDRDFPEEERDGEKYTESHRDRDGKRGDYRDYRKGRADVQTHGDRRGDENYRRKSAAYDDGHEGGGAARRKDSNDDHHAYRRGYGESRKGTRDEDDDGRGRRDDPSYRRSSGHKDSSNGGREEQKYRSGETDGKSHRDRSHRGDRRR; translated from the exons ATGTCGGTGCTGCTCGTGACGAGTTTAGGGGACATCGTGGTGGACTTGCACGCCGATAGGTGCCCCTTGACCTGCAAGAACTTCCTCAAGCTCTGCAG GATCAAGTACTACAATGGGTGTGTGTTTCACACTGTGCAGAAGGATTTCACAGCACAGACAGGCGACCCCACTGGGACTGGAACAGGCGGCGATTCTGTTTATAA ATTTCTTTATGGTGATCAGGCTCGCTTTTTCATGGATGAGATTCATCTTGATCTTAAACACTCCAAGACAGGAACGGTTGCCATGGCAAGCGGAGGAGAAAATCTCAATGCTTCTCAG TTCTATTTCACATTGCGGGATGATTTGGATTATCTCGATGGAAAGCACACG GTGTTTGGTGAAGTTGCAGAAGGCCTTGAGACATTAACTAGGATTAATGAAGCCTATGTAGATGAGAAGGGGAGACCCTATAAGAACATCAG GATCAGGCACACATATATATTGGATGACCCTTTTGATGACCCTCCCCAGCTAGCTGAGTTGATTCCTGATGCTTCTCCTGAAGGAAAGCCGAAAGATGAG GTGGTCAATGATGTGCGACTTGAAGATGATTGGGTACCTATGGATGAGCAACTAGGCCCGGCTCAGCTTGAGGAGGCTATTCGTGCAAAGGAAGCACACTCCCGTGCAGTTGTGCTTGAGAGT ATTGGAGATATTCCTGATGCTGAGATTAAGCCTCCAGATAATGTGCTCTTTGTTTGTAAACTGAATCCAGTTACCGAA GATGAGGACTTGCATACAATCTTTTCACGATTTGGAACCGTGGTATC GGCTGACGTTATCCGTGATTTTAAGACTGGAGATAGTTTATGCTATGCATTCATAG AGTTCGAGAACAAAGATTCATGTGAGCAGGCATATTTTAAG ATGGACAATGCCTTGATTGATGATAGGAGGATAAAGGTGGATTTCAGCCAGAGTGTTGCAAAACTTTGGTCCCAGTTCAAACGAAaagatagccaagcagctaaaG GAAAAGGTTGCTTTAAATGTGGGGCTCCTGATCACATGGCCAGGGAATGTCCTGGAAGCTCCACTAGACAACCACTTTCAAAGTACATTCTGAAGGAGGACAACGCACAGAGGGGTGGAGATGACTCTAG GTATGAAATGGTCTTTGATGAAGATGCACCAGAAAGTCCAagtcttggaaagaaaaggcgAGGACGAGATGACCGGGATGATAGACATAAGATGAGCAGGCAAAGTgtagaagaaacaaaattcaatgATAGAGAGGGAGGGCACTCAGTGGATAAGCATAGGCAGAGTGAAAGAAGTAAGCATAGAGAGGATGAGATGAGTCGAGACAGTAAAGCTAGTGAGGCTGGTAGGAGAAGGATTGACAGGGATTTTCCggaagaggaaagagatggagagaaaTATACGGAGAGTCACAGAGACAGAGATGGTAAGAGAGGTGATTATCGAGATTATAGAAAGGGAAGAGCAGATGTTCAGACTCATGGAGACAGGAGAGGTGATGAAAACTATAGGAGAAAGAGTGCTGCTTATGATGATGGCCATGAGGGTGGGGGAGCTGCTAGGAGAAAAGATTCCAATGATGATCACCATGCATATAGGAGAGGATATGGAGAATCTAGGAAGGGAACTAGAGATGAAGATGACGatggaagaggaaggagggatgACCCTAGTTATAGGAGAAGCAGTGGACACAAGGATAGCTCCAATGGTGGAAGGGAAGAGCAAAAGTATAGAAGTGGAGAGACAGATGGCAAAAGTCATCGGGACAGAAGCCATCGAGGTGATAGGAGGAGATGA
- the LOC104451625 gene encoding disease resistance protein RPV1-like, with amino-acid sequence MRRRQCSGNCSRLWLPKTALSDATVFVCVDHGDPSSGAELVFLSFRGPDTRLGFTDYLYHSMVGAGIRVFKDDEEIRKGEKIGGELLHAIESSKIFVPIFSRNYASSVWCLRELKHMVECLGKAKDKVILPIFYDVDPDDVKLKTPLYLDALRKHEEKFGRDDVRKWEEALTEVARIKGWGLKNRGHGEIINAIRDDVLTRLKKRMRNLPDHLVGIHDHVEAIIDLLNKGSPDVCYLVIHGMGGIGKTTLASAVFNRISYQFQGCSFLSDVRESAQCGKIIKLQEQLLSEILQGNSRDILGSIDAGISIIRERFRDKKVLIVLDDVNKWDQLSKLAEKSNWFGLGSKIIITTRDINFLPIKEEEEESSCLAHYEEFKRYEMTELDYSHALKLFSRHAFRMDFPPCAYYDISCKITHKTGGLPLALEVIGSSLCGQIKEFWKGTLKKLDLVPNQEVVNKLRISYDMLEPHRKEIFLDIACYFVGEETICPYYMWKASDYFPRCEVLVLIRMSLIKIVEMNRLWMHDQVRDLGREIVRCEDVNVPGNRSRLWLPKTALDVIQMKEGTNKVIALRLTGLSKMHNFTSEEFSKLPNLKFLELEGEHGRDFKNLLSKLIWLSWSDCPSELNATNLCLKKLVVLKLSGSKITEDWAGWEPCLVSENLKVIQITNCKSLKRTPTSQNA; translated from the exons ATGCGAAGACGTCAATGTTCCGGGAATTGTAGCAGGTTGTGGTTACCAAAGACTGCCTTGTCCGATGCGACCGTGTTCGTTTGTGTTGACCACGGCGATCCGTCGTCAGGGGCCGAGTTggtgttcttgagtttcagaggccCCGACACCCGCCTCGGTTTCACCGACTACCTCTATCACTCCATGGTTGGAGCTGGGATTCGCGTCTTTAAAGATGACGAAGAGATCCGAAAGGGCGAAAAGATTGGAGGCGAGCTTCTGCATGCCATCGAATCCTCTAAAATATTCGTGCCCATCTTCTCTAGGAATTACGCATCCAGTGTGTGGTGTCTTCGGGAGCTCAAGCACATGGTGGAGTGCTTGGGTAAAGCGAAAGACAAAGTGATCCTACCTATTTTCTACGACGTGGATCCTGACGATGTGAAGCTCAAAACTCCATTATACCTTGACGCTTTGAGGAAGCACGAGGAGAAGTTTGGCCGTGATGATGTTCGCAAATGGGAGGAGGCTCTGACAGAGGTTGCAAGAATCAAGGGATGGGGCTTGAAGAACAGAGG GCATGGCGAAATCATCAACGCTATTAGGGATGATGTTTTGACTAGGCTgaagaaaagaatgagaaatttGCCGGATCATTTAGTTGGGATTCATGATCATGTGGAAGCTATCATTGACTTGTTAAACAAAGGTTCTCCTGATGTTTGTTACCTGGTCATCCATGGAATGGGTGGAATCGGTAAGACAACCCTTGCAAGTGCCGTGTTTAATCGAATTTCCTATCAATTTCAAGGCTGTAGCTTCCTCTCGGACGTGCGCGAATCAGCGCAATGTGGTAAGATTATTAAGTTACAAGAACAGTTGTTATCAGAAATTCTCCAGGGCAATTCTCGAGATATCCTTGGTTCCATTGATGCAGGGATTAGCATAATTAGAGAAAGGTTTCGTGATAAGAAAGTTCTCATTGTTCTAGATGACGTTAATAAGTGGGACCAGCTCTCTAAATTAGCAGAAAAGAGCAATTGGTTTGGTCTTGGAAGCAAAATCATCATTACAACAAGGGACATCAATTTTTTGCCGAtcaaagaggaggaggaagagagtaGTTGCCTAGCACATTATGAAGAGTTTAAGAGGTATGAAATGACAGAATTGGATTATTCCCATGCTCTTAAGCTTTTTAGTCGACATGCCTTCAGGATGGATTTCCCACCGTGTGCCTATTATGATATCTCATGCAAAATTACTCACAAAACGGGTGGACTTCCATTAGCTCTCGAGGTTATTGGTTCCTCACTTTGTGGCCAAATCAAAGAGTTTTGGAAAGGCACGTTGAAGAAATTAGATTTGGTGCCCAATCAGGAAGTCGTTAATAAATTAAGGATCAGCTACGATATGTTAGAGCCTCATCGTAAAGAGATCTTTCTTGACATCGCATGTTACTTCGTTGGTGAAGAAACAATATGTCCGTACTATATGTGGAAAGCTTCCGACTATTTCCCAAGATGTGAAGTACTTGTCCTTATTCGTATGTCTTTAATAAAAATAGTAGAAATGAATAGActgtggatgcatgatcaagtgagagatcttggaagagagATTGTCCGATGCGAAGACGTCAATGTTCCAGGGAATCGTAGCAGGTTGTGGTTACCAAAGACTGCCTTGGACGTGATTCAAATGAAAGAG GGGACAAACAAAGTCATAGCACTCAGACTAACAGGACTCTCCAAAATGCACAATTTCACAAGCGAAGAATTTTCAAAGTTGCCCAATCTGAAATTCTTGGAATTAGAGGGGGAACATGGTAGGGATTTTAAAAATCTTCTCTCCAAGTTAATATGGCTCTCTTGGAGCGATTGCCCTTCGGAATTAAACGCGACGAATTTATGTCTCAAGAAACTAGTTGTGCTCAAGCTTTCAGGAAGTAAAATTACCGAAGATTGGGCTGGATGGGAGCCATGCCTG GTGAGCGAGAATTTGAAAGTTATACAAATTACCAATTGCAAAAGCTTGAAAAGGACCCCGACTTCTCAAAATGCTTGA
- the LOC120294349 gene encoding disease resistance protein RUN1-like, with product MERNRDSPDAAATASDCVDRGDPLSGAEFEVFEVFLSFRGTDTRLGFTDCLYHSMVGAGIRVFRDDEEIRKGEKIGGELLRAIESSKIFVPIFSRNYASSAWCLRELKHRVEYSAKANDKVILPIFYDVDPDDVKLKTPLYVDALKQHEEKFGRDDVREWEEALTEVARIKGWGLKNRGHGEIINAIRDDVLTKLKKRMRNLPDHLVGIHDHVEAIMDLLNKGSPDVCYLVIHGMGGIGKTTLASAVFNQISNQFQGCSFLSDVRESMQSGKIIKLQKQLLSEILQDNSLGIPDSIDAGISIIRERFRDKKVLIVLDDVNKWDQLSKLAEKSNWFGLGSKIIITTRDINFCRSKRRRKRVVA from the exons ATGGAGAGAAACAGGGACTCACCAGACGCAGCGGCGACCGCGTCCGATTGTGTCGACCGCGGCGATCCGTTGTCAGGGGCCGAGTTCGAGGTGTTCgaggtgttcttgagtttcagaggcaCCGACACCCGCCTCGGCTTCACCGACTGCCTCTATCACTCCATGGTTGGAGCTGGGATTCGCGTCTTCAGAGACGACGAAGAGATCCGAAAGGGCGAAAAGATCGGAGGCGAGCTTCTGCGTGCCATCGAATCCTCTAAAATATTCGTGCCCATCTTCTCTAGGAATTACGCATCCAGCGCGTGGTGTCTTCGGGAGCTCAAGCACAGGGTGGAGTACTCGGCCAAAGCGAACGACAAAGTGATCCTACCCATTTTCTATGACGTGGATCCTGACGATGTGAAACTCAAAACTCCATTATACGTTGACGCTTTGAAGCAGCACGAGGAGAAGTTTGGCCGTGATGATGTTCGCGAATGGGAGGAGGCTCTGACAGAGGTTGCAAGAATCAAGGGATGGGGCTTGAAGAACAGAGG GCATGGCGAAATCATCAACGCTATTAGGGATGATGTTTTGACTAAGCTgaagaaaagaatgagaaatttGCCGGATCATTTAGTTGGGATTCATGATCATGTGGAAGCTATCATGGACTTGTTAAACAAAGGTTCTCCTGATGTTTGTTACCTGGTCATCCATGGAATGGGTGGAATCGGTAAGACAACCCTTGCAAGTGCCGTGTTTAatcaaatttccaatcaatttcaaGGCTGTAGCTTCCTCTCGGACGTGCGCGAATCAATGCAAAGTGGTAAAATTATTAAGTTACAAAAACAATTGTTATCAGAAATTCTCCAGGACAATTCTCTAGGTATCCCTGATTCCATTGATGCAGGGATTAGCATAATTAGAGAAAGGTTTCGTGATAAGAAAGTTCTCATTGTTCTAGATGACGTTAATAAGTGGGACCAGCTCTCTAAATTAGCAGAAAAGAGCAATTGGTTTGGTCTTGGAAGCAAAATCATCATTACAACAAGGGACATCAATTTTTGCCGAtcaaagaggaggaggaagagagtaGTTGCCTAG